Proteins from a single region of Antechinus flavipes isolate AdamAnt ecotype Samford, QLD, Australia chromosome 2, AdamAnt_v2, whole genome shotgun sequence:
- the PPP1R26 gene encoding protein phosphatase 1 regulatory subunit 26, with protein MFLMNAPPVIALQSKWESFGQSGSFRFPVCFSESEEDIARASVSAKVQMIINNLQSEEASLGMNNEYIMQKNQRGGKYKGARIAAANTIVLKKHSTYAKSKLSTEFDHMEDDSSDFGPLVLESDSDDSVDREIEQAIQEYLKEKSNTIQSLPSSSATCFGTTNGNNKIKQDLPQNNVTTHLPPVKFKSDVVSEAIICNSKGSHDKARASSPLSVSSDDSFEQSIQAEIEQFLNEKKQQEIRKYGISLDKRTEQKEVLVKAVPKSNKESIVKSNRQDLKQGCKELIFKQYPELGKTNVQPKCFKAKISTESENFGNIRLAPPKLAGMCHPLETAQNKGVEKKHSWANRREQRIKSAALVYEISDSSSDDGIEEAIQMYQLEKTRKEASSTMDSNLLQKTQPRDDKVSDFATNIAVGPSKSALLESQKKTLNSKKKQTATKATELSDSSCDSNKLFKPLKETKVSTPPMNTIAKCEFTVQPSFQAETSAELMCAEAILDIYKTIMPSHVESNDRSLSTNPLFSSQNVPSHPDSDSSLVDSDDSIEQEIRTFLALKAQSEHLLAKPENLSKSVQGPLLPEHSNQGSSPKVPLSKTLKLSLCCKRKLKGERKVVKQLTPKKTKGLERECPQETEYGQVKIHMLQEEKDLSSQDKIYKSESRKDEVTCQILSSNLVGLIDEHIALDLRSSLSQAHGKIAQERNVEQERPGSGDKSSSLDSDEDLDTAIKDLLRSKRKLKKRCRDPKPHCKKKVKLSSTGTQFLDKFNKLQKHWKDKSPHLLKSCLPGSKRDNRENTVKKPLNSCNNRTERGKQEKKHEGLQLAFQLEKKIFSEPILVSSDMEINKNRNSAISTISLSDDSSSVDSDDSIEQEIRKFLAEKAKYSMSSSEIQEGSVTSPLQIEGVSKSVLVSGKEKHPSVGYQSGLSSQSQKNKIVSQKAEDLKISDKTVVQSAINILNDGKKITSCPGNIYLHSALAVKTKHETMTPKNCGSLSVKGASINKKAVCIKDQSQKSLEPTDTENVVSRLQNYCITDITTQEKSNSFQGKCCCRSMCDQKLVPESERNLLLNNKRYPLQNDFVHEGVFQNICVLNPEGRESVQKGNHRKEREKRLKDQKKSSTNCTIDHQQSLHLAGFHSLIPTGVFNFGKSTSSKQTSLLSSNQAVPLQVPLFTSLKENKLSKDSGIFGSSYLLLKKEGSNWQNRKTQAELNIHEVKKFSSERKILDLRNRRIVDKGARDQKVLEKDSSEFNATSIEESRSSVAKEKILDL; from the coding sequence ATGTTTCTAATGAATGCCCCTCCTGTGATTGCTCTACAGTCAAAATGGGAGTCATTTGGACAGTCAGGGAGTTTTAGATTTCCTGTGTGTTTCTCAGAGTCTGAAGAGGATATTGCTAGAGCATCTGTAAGTGCAAAAGTTCAAATGATCATAAACAACCTGCAAAGTGAAGAAGCTTCCTTGGGCATGAACAATGAGTACATTATGCAGAAAAATCAAAGGGGAGGTAAATACAAAGGAGCCAGAATTGCAGCTGCTAATACGATTGTGCTTAAAAAGCACTCTACATATGCCAAAAGTAAATTGTCTACTGAATTTGACCACATGGAAGATGACTCCTCTGATTTTGGACCTCTTGTATTGGAATCGGATAGTGATGACTCTGTGGACCGGGAGATAGAGCAAGCAATACAGGAATATCTAAAGGAGAAAAGCAACACTATTCAGTCATTACCCAGCAGCAGTGCAACTTGTTTTGGTACAACAAATGGgaataacaaaatcaaacaagATCTTCCTCAGAATAATGTGACCACTCACCTACCTCCTGTAAAATTTAAATCTGATGTGGTTTCAGAAGCTATCATTTGTAATTCCAAGGGAAGCCATGATAAAGCGAGAGCTAGTTCTCCTCTTAGTGTAAGTAGTGATGACTCTTTTGAACAAAGCATACAAGCTGAAATAGAACAGTTCCTAAATGAGAAGAAGCAACAAGAAATCCGTAAGTATGGTATCTCTTTGGATAAAAGAACAGAGCAAAAAGAAGTCTTGGTGAAAGCAGTCCCTAAATCCAATAAAGAATCCATTGTCAAATCAAATCGCCAAGATTTAAAGCAAGGATGTAAGGAACTTATCTTCAAACAGTATCCAGAATTAGGGAAGACTAATGTACAGCCCAAGTGCTTCAAGGCAAAAATCAGCACAGAATCTGAAAATTTTGGTAATATAAGATTGGCACCTCCTAAACTTGCAGGTATGTGCCATCCTTTAGAAACAGCACAAAATAAAGGTGTAGAAAAAAAGCATTCCTGGGCAAATAGAAGGGAACAAAGAATCAAAAGTGCAGCTCTTGTATATGAGATATCTGATTCAAGTAGTGATGATGGTATTGAAGAAGCCATTCAGATGTACCAATTggagaaaacaagaaaggaagccAGTTCTACAATGGATAGTAACCTATTGCAAAAAACACAGCCCAGAGATGACAAAGTATCAGACTTTGCCACAAATATTGCAGTTGGTCCTTCAAAAAGTGCCTTGCTtgaaagccagaaaaaaacattGAATAGCAAGAAGAAACAAACTGCTACAAAGGCTACAGAACTAAGTGATAGTAGCTGTGACTCCAACAAACTCTTTAAACCACTGAAAGAAACCAAAGTTTCTACACCTCCCATGAATACAATTGCCAAATGTGAGTTTACAGTACAACCCTCATTCCAGGCTGAAACATCTGCTGAATTAATGTGTGCAGAAGCTATACTTGACATTTATAAAACAATCATGCCTTCCCATGTGGAAAGCAATGACAGATCACTTTCTACAaaccctctcttctcttcccaaaaTGTGCCTTCCCACCCTGACAGTGATAGCAGCTTGGTAGATAGTGATGATAGCATTGAACAAGAAATCAGAACCTTTTTGGCTCTGAAGGCACAATCAGAACATTTGCTGGCCAAACCtgaaaatctttccaagtctGTGCAGGGACCACTATTGCCTGAACATAGTAATCAGGGCAGTAGCCCCAAAGTCCCTCTTTCTAAGACATTGAAGTTATCACTGTGTTGCAAAAGGAAActtaaaggggaaaggaaagtggTGAAACAACTAACACCGAAGAAAACTAAAGGGTTAGAAAGAGAATGCCCCCAGGAGACTGAATATGGTCAGGTGAAAATTCATATgttacaagaagaaaaagatttgagTAGTCAAGATAAAATCTATAAATCTGAAAGCAGaaaggatgaagtgacttgtcagaTCCTTTCTTCCAATTTAGTTGGGCTTATTGATGAACACATTGCCTTAGACCTGAGAAGTAGTTTATCACAAGCCCATGGTAAAATAGCACAGGAGAGGAACGTGGAACAAGAGAGGCCTGGGTCTGGTGATAAAAGTAGTTCTTTGGACAGTGATGAAGATCTTGATACTGCTATTAAGGATCTATTAAGATCAAAGcgtaaattaaagaaaagatgcAGGGATCCCAAACCTCACTGTAAAAAAAAGGTTAAGCTTAGTAGCACAGGAACTCAATTTTTAGATAAATTTAATAAGCTCCAAAAACACTGGAAAGATAAGAGTCCTCATTTACTGAAAAGCTGTCTCCCGGGATCTAAAAGAGACAATAGGGAAAACACAGTAAAGAAGCCTTTGAACAGTTGTAACAAcagaacagaaagaggaaaacaggaaaaaaagcacGAGGGTCTGCAACTGGCATttcaattggagaaaaaaattttctcagaACCTATTTTAGTTTCCAGTGATATGGAAATCAATAAAAATCGGAACTCTGCAATCAGTACAATCTCACTCTCTGATGACAGTAGTTCAGTGGATAGTGATGATAGCATTGAACaagaaattagaaagtttttggCAGAAAAAGCCAAATACTCCATGAGCAGTTCAGAAATTCAGGAGGGTAGTGTAACATCACCTCTTCAGATAGAAGGTGTTTCTAAGTCTGTGCTTGTTAGTGGAAAAGAGAAGCATCCGTCTGTGGGGTATCAGTCTGGCTTATCCAGCCAAAGTCAGAAGAATAAGATAGTTTCTCAGAAAGCTGAGGACCTAAAAATCTCTGATAAAACTGTAGTACAAagtgcaataaatattttaaatgatggtAAGAAAATTACATCCTGTCCTGGGAATATCTACCTCCATTCTGCTTTGGCTGTGAAAACAAAACACGAGACAATGACACCTAAAAATTGTGGCAGTTTATCTGTAAAGGGAGCATCAATAAATAAGAAAGCTGTTTGTATCAAAGACCAAAGTCAAAAAAGTCTCGAACCTACAGACACAGAAAATGTTGTCAGTAGGTTGCAGAACTACTGTATTACTGATATTACCACTCAAGAAAAAAGTAACTCTTTTCAGGGAAAATGTTGCTGCAGAAGCATGTGTGATCAAAAATTGGTACCTGAAAGTGAGagaaatttgcttttaaataacAAACGGTATCCTCTACAGAATGATTTTGTCCATGAAGGAGTGTTCCAGAATATTTGTGTGCTTAACCCAGAAGGTAGAGAATCAGTACAGAAAGGGAATcataggaaggaaagagaaaaaagattaaaggatcAAAAAAAGAGTTCTACAAATTGTACAATAGATCATCAGCAAAGTTTGCATCTGGCTGGATTTCATTCTTTGATTCCAACTGGAGTATTTAATTTTGGTAAAAGTACATCTAGCAAACAAACAAGTCTTTTAAGTTCGAACCAGGCAGTCCCTCTACAGGTGCCTCTCTTCACCTCATTAAAAGAGAACAAATTGAGCAAAGATTCAGGAATATTTGGAAGCTCATACTTACTTTTGAAGAAGGAAGGATCTAACTGGCAAAATAGAAAGACACAGGCAGAATTAAACATACATGAAGTAAAGAAATTCAGTTCAGAAAGGAAAATACTAGATTTAAGAAATAGAAGGATTGTTGATAAAGGTGCCCGAGATCAGAAAGTATTAGAGAAAGATTCAAGTGAATTTAATGCCACGTCCATAGAGGAAAGCAGAAGTTCAGTGGCAAAGGAAAAGATCTTAGATCTGTAA